The following nucleotide sequence is from Fibrobacter succinogenes.
CATACGCCTGCCTTGTGCTTGTCGGCGAGCATAAAGAAAGCCTTGCGCGCAACTTCGCCATTCGGGTGCTGCACGTATTTTCTCTTGCGGATTTTGCGGTAAGAGTCGTTGTTGGTTTCAAAGATGAATGCCGTTTTGGGGCTCACCTTGCGGATGCGCTTGATGAGCATGTCATAATCTTCGCGGAAAACCCTGTCGTTAAAGACTTCGACGTTTGCATCGTTGATGCCGATGGCAAAAATCACGAGGTCCGGTTTGTAGTACGACATTTCTTTTTCGAAGTACGGGCAAATTTCTTCGAAGTAGTTTGAAACTTTAGCACCATTGATGCCTACGTTGGTGTAGGTGATGCCAGGAGCATTGTTTTCGGCGAGAATGCCTGTAAGCGTAAAGCGCGGGCGCGGTGGAACTGTATCAACGGCAGCGGCCTTCATGGAGCCTTGATCTTCGTCGCGGTTGAGGCAGTTTGTGTCGAGAACGTCTTCGCAGTCGCCTTGGAACATGGAATCGGCCGCCGTTTGCGCTCCTGAACTTGTTTGCGGCAAAAGTCCGAGCGAATCGAGATGCAATGAATCTGCAACGCGGGCGAGGGAATCGGCTCGTGCTACAGAATCTTTAAAGAGCGAGTCCGTGATGAATTCGGCAACTTCGGCTTGCTTTATGGAGTCTGCCCAGCGGAATGCGATTTGGATAGTATCAATCGGGCGCGGGCTTGTGAATAAGTAGCTTTGGCTTGCGGTATCGAGCGTTCCGTACACATCCATCGAATCGATACGGAGCACGGGCTCTACGTTGTTGCTGTCGCTAAATCCAAAAACTCTAAAGCTTGTTTCTCCCCAGATCGGTTCTGAATTGTATTTGTCCAACAGGAGTGTAATTTCTGCGCGTGGGTCGCTGGTGCTAATAGCAATGCCAAGGAGTCCAAGCGGTTTCGTGATTTCACGCTGGACGTTCTTGTTCTTGTCCCAAATGCCCTTGTAGGAGCTCGCGTAGCTTGCCGGAGTATTTGTTCTTGCAGCCGAATATGGAAACACGAATCCGCGACCCGCCGAAGCACCTGGATATTCTTTAATCAAGTGCTCGCGAATGCGCCCGGAAATAACGTCTGCCTGCAAGTGCGAACCGCCGATGTGGAGAATCCTCACTTTGCCCCTGTTCTCGAAAACAAGTGTATCAAGCTTCTTGAAAAAAGGCTCAAAGCTCGCATTTCCTTGCGGGAACTGGATGGTGTTTAGCGACGTATCAATAAAATCGTATTTCGAAAAGTCAACATCATAATAGCCCGGCGTAATTTCCATGTCCTTCGCGGAAACGGAACCGAAGCTAAAAATGCCGAGAATAGCAGCAATAACGGCAAGCTTCTTTCTCACTTATAAACCCCCTCCGGTTTCTGTGGATTTAGCTTTTTCTTCGTTAAGGTCAATTACTTTGGTTGTGTCTGCGTCAGCTTTCTTTTTATCCGAGAATTTGCGGATGTCCTTGAGCTTTGAATCGTTCAAGTTGTGTCTGTCGCGGAACTGGTAGTAATCGTAATACATGTGGAGTGAAGAGCAGAACAGGTCGCCCATGTAGGCGGCACCACGGCGTGTAAAGTGGACGTGGTCGGTAAAGCCGAGCGGGGGAGATTTCTTGACCCACTTGATCATGGATCCTTCGCCGCCCATCACGCGGTGCATATCCCAGTAGGCAAGGCCATTTTCAAGCGCCACTTCGCGAAGCATCTTGATGGTAATGCCAAGACCCGGGTATGTCTGCCATTTCCCGTTAAATTGTTTTGCCATGTGGGCCGGACCGATAAAGAGAATGTCTGCTTCGGGATTTGCTCTTTGTACGGCTTGAATTTGTCTAGTAATGAGTTTTTTGCTCCAGTCCAAAGTCTTGGTCGTCATGCTCGGCACCATGTTGCCGCCGTATTCCATGATGATAAGCTTTGCATTGACTGCCTTGTAGGATTCTGCAAGCAATTCGCTGTCAATCTTGTGGAAAATTGTACCCGAGCTACCGCGCATTGCAACGTTGTCAACAGCGACGCCGTATTCGCCGTCAACGGAAATGCCGTAAATCTCAGTGCGTCCGCTCAAGTAAAGCTTGATGTTCGAAGTCGTATCTGGAAGTTTCCATGTATAAACTCTCAGCTTGTTGAGTTCTTCGTAAGCCGGAGCGTCTGCCGTTTCCTTCTTGTTCTTTAATTTGTACTTGGTCGTGCCATCTGCGTTGACGCCCACGGAATCATTAACCATGTGCTCGTATGTGAGGCGCAACTTCAGGTTGCCTTTTTTGCCGGCGAGTACCTTGATAGTGGAATAGCCGCCGACATGCGGGAACATATCTTTCTTGCTTTCGCGTTTCTTGATGCCGACGACTGCAGAACCGTTGAGTTCGCCCACTTGGGCAAGTGGTCCGTAGCGATTATGAGTTGCTTGTTCTTCCTTGGGGCCAAAGATGATATAGCGCTTCATGTCTCCGTTGTTCCATTGCGATGTCGATTGCGATGGAATGTGCATCACTGCAGGGAGGAGTCCCGGACCGTTACCGCCAAATTCCGTCTGCAAGTCTTCACGAATTGTGGAAGAAATGCGGTCTTCTTCGAGCTGTGAGTCGCCGTAGTGGATCACGTGAACGGTGGTGGAATCTTTTTGTGCGTTCTGCAAGCTCTGGAAGAATCGGTCAAACCACGTCAGGTCGTCGCCAGGCAAGTCAAAGCGTGTGCGTCCTTCTCTAAAGAAATCCTCGTAATACTTGAGGGAATCCGAAAATGCCGCAAACTGCTTTTGCTTTGTCTCTTCCATCATCTGGCGGATGGCTTCTTCCGGATCCACCTGCTCGACTTTGACCTCGTTTCCGGCGGAGTCCGTCTTTGTTTCTGCCTTCTCGAAAACTTGAGAAAGCTTCGGGTAGCGGAGCGTCGTATCGCCAATGTGGATTCCGTCTTCGGGGTAGGCAAGAGCCATCACCCCGAGAGTTAAGAACAACGAAAGGATGCTGAGTAGTACTTTTACAGGTGTCATGCAGATTAAGTTATTAGTTCTGAGTTACTAGTTACTAGAAATTTTCCCATGCAGTCATCCTCCAAAGGAGGATCCATACAAGTTTTGGGCTTGTATGGAGTCGTTAGGAAAACTAGACTTTCTTCGGTTCGATAACCATCTTGCTGCGTTCAACAATCGCGGCTACGTCGCCCACGTGCATGGTGCCGTCGCGCAGGTCCTTGAATTCGAACTGGCCTTCGGCTGCCTTGTCGCCATCGACATAAATGACGATAGAAGCGCCCTGGTAATTTGCCTGTTCCAGCTGCTTGCCCATCTTCATGGTGGCAAGCGGGTGAGAAACAGAGTTCCCGTTGGCACGGAACACCTGGGCCGTTTCGAAAATCTTCTTCATGTCGTTGGTGAAGCTTGCGATGTAGAAGTCCACATGCTGCTTCGGGCTCGGCAAAAGTCCACGTTCGCGGAGGAGGTCGGCGAGCACAACGTCGCCCATGCCAAAGCCAACGCCCGGGATGCGGTCGCCACCGAGCTTTTCGGTGAGGCTGTCGTAACGTCCACCGCCAGCGATAGCGCGCATGGATTTACCCTTGTCGAACACTTCGAATACGATGCCTGTGTAGTAGGCGAGGCCGCGCACAATGGAAAGGTCGAGGTTCACGCATTCGCTAAAGCCAGCTGCGGCAAGCGTTGCGAACAAGTCTTCGATTTCCTTGAGGGCTGCCGTTGCGTTTTCGCTCTTTACGGCGGCGCGAACTTCTTCAATAGACTTGCAGCTCATGAAATCATCGAGTTGCTTGATCTGAGCTTCGGAAAGTCCTGCTTCGGTAAGTGCCTTGGCAAAAGCTTCTGGACCGATTTTCAAGCGACGGTCGAGCACCGGGTAAACGAGCGCCGGGTTCGGTGCGCCAATTTCTTCGAGGTAGGTGGCGAGGAGCTTGCGGCTCGAAACTCCAATGGCAAAGTCGTTGTCCTTGAGGCCGAACTTGCGCAGCATCGTTGCGATGGAAGCGAGCAAATCTGCTTCGGCGTAGATGCTTTCGGTGCCGATAATGTCCATGTTCAGCTGGAAAAATTCACGGAGACGACCCTTCTGAGCCTTTTCGTAACGGAACAGGCGCGGCATGGAGAACCACTTGAACGGCTTCTTGAGTTCGCGGGCCTTCTGAATCACGAGACGGGCGAGCGTCGGCGTCATTTCCGGGCGGAGTGCGATTTCGCGGTCGCCCTTGTCTTTAAAGTTGTAAAGCTGGCTTACGATTTCTTCGCCGGATTTTCCGGTGTACAGTTCCAGATGTTCAAACATCGGGCCTTCGTATTCTTCGTAGGCAAAAGATTCGGCGACTTTGCGCCAGGTGTCAAAAATGTAATTCTGGATGCGTTCAGCTTCCGGATAAAAATCGCGTGTGCCCTTAGGCAGTTGAGGAATAGCAATACTCATAGTGCGGTGAAATTTAGAAAAATAGTTACTAATTATTAGATTCCAGTTACTAGAAATGCTATTTGAAATGCGTTGGATTCGTTTCGTTCTGATTTACCGAAAACTTTTGGTTTGTGGGGTGGCGCGGAATCAAAAAAAGTTTTTTCAAATCGCAATGTGGTTTATTGGAAAAATTGTTGCTTGCATTTTCGGGCTGAAATATTCTAGAGATATGTTGTTCGAAATGTTCGCGAGATGAATACAAAAAAGCACCCCGCAGGGTGCTTCTTAAGTTTGATGTTTTCGGCTTTAAAATGACCGCAGGTTGCAATGCTTCCTACTGTCTACCGCCTACTTTCTACTAGTCGTCGTCTTCAGCCGGACGCTTGGACATCTGCTTACGCTTGATCGGGTCGAGCTCGGTCTTGCGGATGCGGAGCACTTCCGGAGTGACTTCGATGCATTCGTCTTCGTTGATGAAGGTGACGCATTCTTCCAAAGTCATGCGGCGGTACGGCGTGAGCTGGATCATGTCGTCAGCGGACTTCGAACGCATGTTGGTGAGGTGCTTGCCCTTCGTGACGTTCACGGTGATATCGACGTCGCGGTTGTGTTCGCCCACAATCATGCCCGGATAAACTTCGGCACCCGGACCAATGATGAGGTAGCCACGATCTTCCAAGTTAGAGAGAGCATAGCTTGCTGCTTCGCCCGGTTCCTTGGCGATGAGAACACCGTTGATACGAGACGGAATTTCTCCCTTGTACGGCTGGTATTCCTTGAAGAAGGACTGCGTCACAGCGTAACCCTTGGAAAGGGAGAGTAGCTTCGGACGGATACCGATGAGGCCACGGGAGGGAACGATAAATTCGAGAGAAACGCGGTCGTTTTCGTCGGTGGTCATGTTGACCATTTCGCCCTTGCGCTGCTGGATTTCCTGGATGCAAGCGCCGCTGAATTCGTTCGGAACTTCGACCTTGAAGTCTTCGACCGGTTCCAAAAGTTTGCCGCTTTCGTCTTTTTGGAAAATGACCTGCGGAGACCCGATGGTGAATTCATAAAGTTCACGGCGCATGTTTTCGACGAGAATCGTGAGGTGCAAAATGCCACGGCCAGAAACCTTGAATGTAGATGCACCTTCGGCCTTTTCGACGAGGAGGGCGGGGTCAGCCATGTGGGCGCGTTCCAAACGTTCCTGGAGCTGGTTACCCGTCATGAACTTTCCACCGTACTTGCCTGCGAGCGGCGAAGTGTTCACGGTGAAGAGCATAGAAATTGTCGGCGGGTCAATGTGAATACGCGGCAAGTGAACTGGATTGTTCGTAGAAGAAAGCGTATCACCGATATCGAAGTAGTCAAGACCTGCGATGAGGATGATTTCGCCCGGACCAGCTTCTTCAACCGGCTTCGGGGTGAGACCTTCGTAGCGGAGGAGCTTTTGCGGACGGACGTTCTTGACGGTTCCGTCAGGGAATGCCTGAGCGTAGGTCTGGTTCGGCTTGAACACGCCCTGCTGCACGCGACCTACAGCCAAACGACCCAAGAAGCTGGAGTATTCGAGGGAGGCAATCTGGAGGAGCGGTTCTGCATTCGGATCGCCCTTCGGAGCCGGAATACGTTCGATAATCTTGTCCATCAAGATGCTGAAGTCGCCATCCGGGTCTTCAAGTTCGGCGCGGCAAATGCCCTTACGGCCACTGCCAAAAACTCTGTCGAAATCGAGCTGTTCTTCGGTAGCATCGAGTTCGCAGAACAAGTCAAAGACCTTGTCGAGAGCGAGGAGCGGGTTGCAGCCGTCGCGGTCGATCTTGTTCACGACGATAATCGGGGTAAGTCCGAGTTCCAAAGCCTTCTTCGTCACGAAGCGAGTCTGGGCCATGGGGCCTTCGAATGCGTCAACAACCAGAAGAACGCCATCGACAGTACCCAAAACGCGTTCCACCTGGCCACCGAAGTCGGCGTGCCCCGGGGTATCGACGATGTTCACGCGGTATCCCTTGTACATCACGCTCGTGTTCTTGGAGAGGATGGTAATGCCGCGTTCGCGTTCAAGGTTGTCGGAGTCCATCACGCGGTCCACGATTTCTTCACCTTCATGGAAGGTTCCGCACTGTTTGAGGAGCTGGTTCACCAAGGTCGTTTTACCGTGGTCAACGTGGGCGATGATGGCAACGTTTCTGATTTTTGATTGATCCATATTTTACCGTTTGGCTTTAATTTTCGGCGCAAAGATAGAAAAATGAGCGGAAAAATGCAATATTTAGCGTTCGTATTCTATATTTAGGGCGTGAATTACTTGGCTTTGGATTACGGAGAGCATCGTGTCGGGGTCGCATTTGGCGATTCCGAACTCAAAATGGCGTTTTCTCGCGAGACGATTGACCAGAAGACAACGAACTTGTTCGAGCGTCTGGACCAGCTGGTGAAAATCAACAAGATTGACGAATTTGTGGTCGGGATGCCGTACCACCCGGATGGCCGCAAGGACGGAAAAAACGTAGTCGTTGAGGCTTTTATCAAGGATTTGGCGCTGCGCTTCCCGGGAATGAAAATCCATACGCAGGACGAATCGTATTCCAGCGTGCAGGCGCAGGAATTTACCTCGTACATGAGCAAAAAGAAAAAACAGAAGAACAAGGCCATTATCGACCGCACCGCCGCTGCGATTATACTCCAGCGCTGGTTTGACGAGCAGGGCTAGCCCTGAATAGACGAAAGAACGGCTCTGCGAGCCTATAGACTACAAATGCGTTAGGCGAATGAAGTAGGATTGCTTGCAAGGCTATTTCTGAGCCGGGCATTTGGCACTTGTGCAAAGACGAAAGTGGAATAATGGTGCTTCGCACGGATTCTATGAAAAATCTTTCGTCTTTCGTCTTTGTACATTCGCTTTGCTCATGTACCAACCATTCGGCTCGGCCATGCCCAACTGCGTTGGTCGCGTCGCTCGCCTTGTTTGGTTGTCGTCTTTCGTCTAATACACTCCTAATACCAAACTCCTAAAACCTAACCCCTAAAACCTGTCACCTGTAACCTAATTCCTAACCACCAACCACTGTCTACTAACCACTTTTTTACTATATTTACAACATGGCTAAAGAAATCGATAATTTTGATGATGAAGAAATGGACGAAGCCAACGGTGCGATGCTCGATGCATTGAACGCCGAAGAAAACTTTGTTCCGCAAGTCCGTGACTACAGCGATCGCCGCATCCTTATCTGGGAAGAAGACGATGTCCGCCGTGAAGCATGCCTCGAAGTCCTTTCGGATTTGCTTGTTGGCGCTTATATCAAGACGGTTAAGACCGAAGCTGATGCGCTCCAGCAGCTCGAAGAAGACGATTGGGATACGTTTGTCGTGGATTTCTACACCGAAGGCGTTTCTGTGAGCGACTTCA
It contains:
- a CDS encoding GDSL-type esterase/lipase family protein; translated protein: MRKKLAVIAAILGIFSFGSVSAKDMEITPGYYDVDFSKYDFIDTSLNTIQFPQGNASFEPFFKKLDTLVFENRGKVRILHIGGSHLQADVISGRIREHLIKEYPGASAGRGFVFPYSAARTNTPASYASSYKGIWDKNKNVQREITKPLGLLGIAISTSDPRAEITLLLDKYNSEPIWGETSFRVFGFSDSNNVEPVLRIDSMDVYGTLDTASQSYLFTSPRPIDTIQIAFRWADSIKQAEVAEFITDSLFKDSVARADSLARVADSLHLDSLGLLPQTSSGAQTAADSMFQGDCEDVLDTNCLNRDEDQGSMKAAAVDTVPPRPRFTLTGILAENNAPGITYTNVGINGAKVSNYFEEICPYFEKEMSYYKPDLVIFAIGINDANVEVFNDRVFREDYDMLIKRIRKVSPKTAFIFETNNDSYRKIRKRKYVQHPNGEVARKAFFMLADKHKAGVWDKFSIMGGLGSMAKWEKADLAKKDKVHFKTAGYQLLGDMFYKALMQAYFDHIANLPAEAPVVAKAEPPAPASTLPSKQAASIQSITTSTSKPLAVQQSAKATTTAPAKAAAAAPAKTAQPAPAASIAKADVPITKVLKQASKNTQQQIQIPLKPQNTESTATKAQDK
- the typA gene encoding translational GTPase TypA, with amino-acid sequence MDQSKIRNVAIIAHVDHGKTTLVNQLLKQCGTFHEGEEIVDRVMDSDNLERERGITILSKNTSVMYKGYRVNIVDTPGHADFGGQVERVLGTVDGVLLVVDAFEGPMAQTRFVTKKALELGLTPIIVVNKIDRDGCNPLLALDKVFDLFCELDATEEQLDFDRVFGSGRKGICRAELEDPDGDFSILMDKIIERIPAPKGDPNAEPLLQIASLEYSSFLGRLAVGRVQQGVFKPNQTYAQAFPDGTVKNVRPQKLLRYEGLTPKPVEEAGPGEIILIAGLDYFDIGDTLSSTNNPVHLPRIHIDPPTISMLFTVNTSPLAGKYGGKFMTGNQLQERLERAHMADPALLVEKAEGASTFKVSGRGILHLTILVENMRRELYEFTIGSPQVIFQKDESGKLLEPVEDFKVEVPNEFSGACIQEIQQRKGEMVNMTTDENDRVSLEFIVPSRGLIGIRPKLLSLSKGYAVTQSFFKEYQPYKGEIPSRINGVLIAKEPGEAASYALSNLEDRGYLIIGPGAEVYPGMIVGEHNRDVDITVNVTKGKHLTNMRSKSADDMIQLTPYRRMTLEECVTFINEDECIEVTPEVLRIRKTELDPIKRKQMSKRPAEDDD
- the hisS gene encoding histidine--tRNA ligase; protein product: MSIAIPQLPKGTRDFYPEAERIQNYIFDTWRKVAESFAYEEYEGPMFEHLELYTGKSGEEIVSQLYNFKDKGDREIALRPEMTPTLARLVIQKARELKKPFKWFSMPRLFRYEKAQKGRLREFFQLNMDIIGTESIYAEADLLASIATMLRKFGLKDNDFAIGVSSRKLLATYLEEIGAPNPALVYPVLDRRLKIGPEAFAKALTEAGLSEAQIKQLDDFMSCKSIEEVRAAVKSENATAALKEIEDLFATLAAAGFSECVNLDLSIVRGLAYYTGIVFEVFDKGKSMRAIAGGGRYDSLTEKLGGDRIPGVGFGMGDVVLADLLRERGLLPSPKQHVDFYIASFTNDMKKIFETAQVFRANGNSVSHPLATMKMGKQLEQANYQGASIVIYVDGDKAAEGQFEFKDLRDGTMHVGDVAAIVERSKMVIEPKKV
- the ruvX gene encoding Holliday junction resolvase RuvX; the encoded protein is MNYLALDYGEHRVGVAFGDSELKMAFSRETIDQKTTNLFERLDQLVKINKIDEFVVGMPYHPDGRKDGKNVVVEAFIKDLALRFPGMKIHTQDESYSSVQAQEFTSYMSKKKKQKNKAIIDRTAAAIILQRWFDEQG